A section of the Chitinivibrionales bacterium genome encodes:
- a CDS encoding BNR-4 repeat-containing protein has protein sequence MIRIFKPLMLAALAVAFFANGIVAQTEYPKTGASCATLSPQGCWTWYHDPRAVYYKGTKEKTYVGFFHSDNNPGEAAIASFDHSNGTIQTFDLKTGFGFDDHNTTTLTILPNGHIITFYSEHYGASWYSRISTNAEDITSWGAEKTVNVGCTYPNVCQLSAENNRLYLFFRGPSTEGGDAGMPYYQTSDDGGATWSTATKYFFGGTEGAGMRPYCKYCSNGKDKIYMLIENDNRNNPPPKPTYFMYYYNGGFYKMNGTLIKTVAQDAAAPITTAEVDTVYYPANPPDGLSGTIGTGWDVALDPDGYPVFVYDIYDPSGANHRYYYYRWDGAKWNHHFLINSGGPMTEGGQEVGFSGGLILDHVNPNIVYLSTHVNGVFELERWVTTDKGATWTYWQITSGSAAKNCRPIVPRNTPGGKIDVVWNYGTYTTWGGPFSMDVKMYTFDSTKIAAGQTPIKSGFERREPKASGFNILVSGLSFSLASPASATLRVYNLQGRCVANLTAKVHSMRTGMNSALWSEMGLAHGSYIAKLFDGANYYSQNFIVAR, from the coding sequence CGCACAAACCGAGTATCCCAAAACCGGCGCGTCCTGCGCCACGCTTTCGCCGCAGGGATGCTGGACATGGTACCATGATCCAAGGGCGGTGTATTACAAGGGCACAAAGGAAAAAACCTATGTAGGCTTTTTCCACTCCGACAACAACCCGGGCGAGGCCGCCATCGCCTCGTTCGACCATTCCAATGGAACCATTCAGACCTTTGACCTGAAAACGGGCTTCGGGTTTGATGACCACAACACCACGACCTTGACGATTCTCCCCAACGGTCACATCATCACCTTTTACAGCGAGCATTACGGCGCGTCGTGGTACAGCCGCATTTCGACGAATGCCGAAGACATCACTTCCTGGGGCGCGGAAAAAACCGTTAATGTCGGATGCACGTATCCGAACGTCTGCCAGTTGAGCGCGGAGAACAACAGGCTGTACTTGTTTTTCAGAGGGCCTTCAACGGAGGGCGGTGACGCGGGAATGCCCTATTACCAGACCAGTGACGACGGTGGTGCAACCTGGAGCACGGCGACAAAATATTTCTTCGGCGGCACCGAAGGCGCGGGCATGCGGCCGTACTGCAAATACTGCTCGAACGGAAAAGACAAGATCTACATGCTTATCGAAAATGACAACCGGAACAACCCGCCGCCAAAGCCCACTTATTTCATGTACTATTATAACGGCGGGTTCTATAAAATGAACGGCACGCTCATCAAGACCGTCGCCCAGGACGCGGCCGCGCCCATCACCACGGCGGAGGTGGACACCGTTTACTATCCGGCAAACCCTCCGGACGGATTGAGCGGCACCATCGGCACCGGATGGGACGTGGCGCTTGACCCCGACGGATATCCGGTGTTCGTTTACGACATTTATGATCCGTCGGGCGCAAACCACCGCTATTACTACTACCGGTGGGACGGAGCAAAATGGAACCATCATTTCCTCATCAACAGCGGCGGCCCCATGACCGAGGGCGGACAGGAAGTCGGCTTCAGCGGCGGCCTCATTCTCGACCATGTGAATCCGAACATCGTCTATCTGAGCACGCACGTGAACGGCGTATTCGAACTCGAACGGTGGGTGACGACGGACAAGGGCGCGACGTGGACGTATTGGCAGATCACCTCAGGATCCGCGGCAAAGAACTGCAGGCCGATCGTGCCGCGCAACACGCCCGGCGGGAAGATCGACGTGGTCTGGAATTACGGCACCTACACCACGTGGGGCGGCCCGTTCTCCATGGACGTGAAAATGTACACCTTCGATTCCACGAAAATCGCGGCGGGCCAGACGCCCATCAAGTCCGGGTTCGAGCGGCGGGAGCCCAAGGCATCGGGTTTCAACATTCTCGTGAGCGGTCTTTCGTTTTCGCTCGCTTCCCCTGCATCGGCAACGCTCCGTGTATACAACCTTCAGGGACGCTGCGTCGCAAACCTGACTGCCAAGGTGCATTCGATGAGAACGGGGATGAATTCGGCGTTATGGAGCGAAATGGGGCTCGCCCACGGATCGTATATTGCAAAACTGTTTGACGGCGCGAATTATTATTCGCAGAACTTTATTGTAGCGCGGTAA